A region of Lycium barbarum isolate Lr01 chromosome 1, ASM1917538v2, whole genome shotgun sequence DNA encodes the following proteins:
- the LOC132641180 gene encoding dihydrofolate reductase-like, with protein MGEIGEQKMKILCLHGFRTSGNFLRKQLSKWDPSIFAHFEMEFPDGIFPAGGKSDIEGIFPPPYFEWFQYNEDFTEYQNLEQCISHLCEYITSKGPFDGLLGFSQGATLSALLLGYMEQGKILKEHPPMKLFVSISGAKFRDPSISNVAYKDIIKAKSVHFIGEKDWLKLPSQELTTTFEKPLIIRHPQGHTVPRLDEAAVETLKTWTGGIALSYSQSSLGEGPIEACERVNIENLEEGKKLKKPKNL; from the exons ATGGGAGAGATAGGAGAACAAAAGATGAAGATTCTTTGTTTGCATGGATTCAGAACTAGTGGGAATTTCTTAAGGAAACAACTAAGCAAATGGGATCCTTCTATTTTTGCTCATTTTGAAATG GAATTCCCAGATGGAATATTTCCAGCAGGGGGGAAATCAGACATTGAGGGCATATTTCCACCACCATATTTTGAGTGGTTCCAGTACAATGAG GATTTTACAGAATATCAGAACTTAGAACAATGCATTTCACACTTGTGTGAGTACATAACAAGCAAAGGGCCTTTCGATGGTCTTCTCGGATTCTCGCAG GGAGCGACTTTATCAGCCCTTCTGCTAGGGTACATGGAGCAG GGGAAGATTCTGAAAGAGCACCCTCCAATGAAACTATTTGTATCAATATCAGGTGCCaagtttagggacccaagtattTCTAACGTTGCATACAAAGATATCATTAAGGCTAAATCAGTCCATTTCATTGGAGAGAAAGATTGGCTCAAACTTCCTTCTCAAGAGCTTACAACAACTTTTGAGAAACCTCTCATTATAAGGCATCCCCAAGGTCACACCGTGCCAAGACTAG ATGAAGCAGCTGTGGAAACATTAAAAACATGGACAGGGGGAATTGCCCTCTCTTACTCACAGAGCAGTCTTGGTGAAGGACCAATTGAAGCCTGCGAGCGTGTTAACATTGAGAATCTCGAAGAAGGCAAAAAGCTAAAGAAGCCCAAAAATCTTTAG
- the LOC132611054 gene encoding uncharacterized protein At4g22758-like isoform X2: MRFPPRLAEAHTNSKILSKTSDKIETIQRKLEHSMQKCGASIDVQAGNVKIFSQEKQKKLKKLLMNVNIQNSLGPLHVVMSSENTVGDFIKAVIEIYLKEKRRPLLPSSDARCYELHYSQFSLDSLKPEEKLLNLESRSFFLCPKPNSSFMDKAKATAKLPVILAKFMDLFIQIVINLSSFWPKCHPHWL; the protein is encoded by the exons ATGAGATTTCCACCAAGACTAGCCGAAGCACATACAAATTCGAAAATCCTTTCAAAAACATCAGATAAAATTGAAACGATACAAAGAAAATTAGAGCATTCAATGCAAAAGTGCGGAGCCAGCATAGATGTTCAGGCTGGAAATGTGAAGATATTTAGTCAAGAGAAGCAAAAGAAGCTAAAgaagttgttgatgaatgtgaataTACAGAACAGTTTGGGGCCGTTACATGTCGTGATGTCGTCGGAGAACACTGTCGGGGACTTTATAAAGGCTGTGATTGAGATTTACTTGAAGGAGAAACGGCGGCCATTGTTACCTAGTAGTGATGCTCGGTGTTACGAGCTTCATTATTCCCAGTTTAGTTTGGACA GCTTGAAGCCAGAAGAGAAGTTGCTGAATTTGGAGTCTCGAAGTTTCTTTCTATGTCCAAAACCAAATTCATCTTTCATGGACAAAGCAAAGGCCACTGCAAAGCTTCCAGTCATTTTGGCAAAGTTCATGGATCTCTTCATACAAATTGTCATAAACCTAAGTAGTTTTTGGCCAAAATGTCACCCTCACTGGCTTTAA
- the LOC132611054 gene encoding uncharacterized protein LOC132611054 isoform X1 has translation MRFPPRLAEAHTNSKILSKTSDKIETIQRKLEHSMQKCGASIDVQAGNVKIFSQEKQKKLKKLLMNVNIQNSLGPLHVVMSSENTVGDFIKAVIEIYLKEKRRPLLPSSDARCYELHYSQFSLDTEGRPETASLPKVGVRSAYTLPSPDPKLWDSLGLKPEEKLLNLESRSFFLCPKPNSSFMDKAKATAKLPVILAKFMDLFIQIVINLSSFWPKCHPHWL, from the exons ATGAGATTTCCACCAAGACTAGCCGAAGCACATACAAATTCGAAAATCCTTTCAAAAACATCAGATAAAATTGAAACGATACAAAGAAAATTAGAGCATTCAATGCAAAAGTGCGGAGCCAGCATAGATGTTCAGGCTGGAAATGTGAAGATATTTAGTCAAGAGAAGCAAAAGAAGCTAAAgaagttgttgatgaatgtgaataTACAGAACAGTTTGGGGCCGTTACATGTCGTGATGTCGTCGGAGAACACTGTCGGGGACTTTATAAAGGCTGTGATTGAGATTTACTTGAAGGAGAAACGGCGGCCATTGTTACCTAGTAGTGATGCTCGGTGTTACGAGCTTCATTATTCCCAGTTTAGTTTGGACA CCGAGGGTcgtccggaaacagcctccctacctaaggtaggggtaaggtctgcgtacactctaccctccccagaccccaagttgtgggattcactgg GCTTGAAGCCAGAAGAGAAGTTGCTGAATTTGGAGTCTCGAAGTTTCTTTCTATGTCCAAAACCAAATTCATCTTTCATGGACAAAGCAAAGGCCACTGCAAAGCTTCCAGTCATTTTGGCAAAGTTCATGGATCTCTTCATACAAATTGTCATAAACCTAAGTAGTTTTTGGCCAAAATGTCACCCTCACTGGCTTTAA